A single window of Gossypium hirsutum isolate 1008001.06 chromosome A10, Gossypium_hirsutum_v2.1, whole genome shotgun sequence DNA harbors:
- the LOC107915850 gene encoding probable aquaporin PIP2-5 has translation MAKEGENSTFHARDYVDPPPAPLIDASELKKWSFYRALIAEFIATMLFLYITVLTVIGHKSQVATSPDACSGVGLLGIAWAFGGMIFILVYCTAGISGGHINPAVTFGLFLARKVSLIRAIAYMLAQSLGAICGVGLVKAFQSAYYNRYGGGANTLADGYSTGTGLGAEIIGTFVLVYTVFSATDPKRKARDSHVPVLAPLPIGFAVFMVHLATIPITGTGINPARSIGAAVIFNNKKAWDDHWIFWVGPMIGAAIAAFYHQFILRAGAAKALGSFRSQTHV, from the exons ATGGCAAAAGAAGGAGAGAACAGCACTTTCCATGCCAGGGATTATGTTGACCCTCCACCAGCACCATTGATTGATGCTTCAGAGCTTAAGAAATGGTCATTTTACAGAGCATTGATAGCTGAGTTCATTGCAACTATGCTCTTCCTTTACATCACAGTCTTGACTGTGATTGGTCACAAGAGCCAAGTTGCTACCTCCCCTGACGCATGTTCTGGTGTTGGCCTTCTTGGTATTGCTTGGGCCTTTGGTGGCATGATCTTCATCCTTGTTTACTGCACTGCTGGTATTTCTG GGGGTCATATTAACCCAGCAGTGACATTTGGGCTGTTTTTGGCTCGTAAGGTCTCATTGATCCGAGCCATTGCATACATGCTGGCTCAGTCATTGGGAGCCATATGTGGGGTTGGGCTGGTTAAGGCATTCCAATCAGCATACTACAACAGGTATGGAGGTGGAGCCAACACTCTAGCAGATGGTTACAGCACAGGCACTGGTTTGGGTGCAGAAATTATTGGAACCTTTGTGTTGGTTTACACTGTTTTCTCTGCTACTGATCCTAAGAGGAAGGCTAGAGACTCCCATGTCCCT gtATTGGCTCCCCTCCCCATTGGATTTGCTGTATTCATGGTTCACTTGGCTACCATCCCAATCACCGGCACTGGCATCAACCCTGCTAGAAGTATTGGAGCTGCTGTTATCTTCAACAACAAGAAAGCTTGGGATGATCAT TGGATTTTCTGGGTTGGTCCCATGATTGGAGCAGCCATAGCAGCATTCTACCACCAATTCATCTTGAGGGCAGGAGCTGCTAAGGCTCTTGGTTCATTCAGAAGCCAAACCCATGTTTGA